aaaataattatagttAAGTCTATTATACATGAATTAAAGAATCGATGCTTAAATAAAACTATAGATCAAAGAAAATAGTAACAAACTAATTAATCACAAACAGATCAAGAAAACTAATTAGTGATTAATTAGTTTCTATCTTTCTTGTGTCCTCATTCTACTTCCTTTTTGTCCCATACGTTTTGAAGATCTTTTCTTCAACTCAACCACTTGTTCTTGCCACCTACTTCTCCAAATCTCTTGATTaacaatattattcatattcatCATATTGTTTTTCAATCCCAATTCACTATCATATTGTTCACGAAGCATAGGATTCGACAAAGTTTCATAAGCCGCATTTAATCGAACAAATATTTTCGTTGATTCCTCTTTCATTGAAGGATCGTGACATACATCTGGATGATATTGAAGTGCCATTGATCTATAAGATCTCTTTATCTCATCCATTGTTGCGTTTTTCGGATTCACCGATAACATTTTGTAGAAATTTGATCCATTCTTGGTTTCTTCAACTAGCTTTGTTGCTCTACATGAAATTGTTTTAAAGTGCACTTGACAAGATCTTTGTTGTTTACTTGAGAGTTGTGGAAGTTGCTTTGAATTAGAAATACTTAGGCTTGAGGTTAAAGATGAAGCATTCATATTGCtctaattaatttatgtttggtctatgaaaattaaaaaacgaATGAATGTGGAAATGTAGATGGTTATGGTTTCACTACTTCACTACTTACATATTTATATGCATGACtttgttattaatttaataatggGTCGTGCAATACCAATTATTATTTAATGTTATATAGTTAGTGGCCGGAAAGGACCTTGAAATTTCAAAGAAAGTGAAAGTTTTACGTTATGTATTGAATTATTCAAAGTTTGACTTATTCTCTGTTTGCTATGCTTATCATCgatttttttacattattttgttttgtatgtATACATACATTCATTGTATCATGCATAATATTAAAATGAAGATATAGATTGAACGGTTTGTTGTcctcgtttttatggttttttacaAACGTgttatgaaaatatttgttaattgttaatgAGGAGTGCTactaacacactctttaacaaacacactctaacacactctcttctattggttaaaatttatataggtcCCATAAAATCAACACATTAGTATTAATTTAATTTGGCATAAAATCAAATTTGAGGgttaaccatatatatataatcaccCTAGCTAATTCATGGACTACGTTTTGTCACTTATATATATTCcaacatttatttttcattcaatgaGGGATTTTTAAGTGGACACACAACAATTTCTCGTTCAAGTGTAAGGTCGTTCATTTATGAGTATGTTTTCTCTAAAGCAGAAACTTTTTTCATCCACTTATACTTACATCGTGGTTGTTGTTGCATCAACCAACACGCTAAGAAACCACAATTGTCAGCAAGACTTTCGACACAAAGAGTTGATCGAATCCTACATCAAACGATGAATTTTGATATCAATGTTGAGTTATGAGAAGGAATTCTAGAGGATCATTCGCATTAAACCAAAAGCAGTTACAcaaataagaattttttattttttttttgaaggaaagtTACACAAATAAGATGAACATCAAATTTTTGCTCAAAATTTTAAAGCATAAATCTATGTTTTCTCTCACTTATATATTGCTCTAAGATTCACTTTAATTTTTCTACTATATGAGTAGTGTGTATGAAGTATGAAGAAACAGTGAAAATCAGTAAAGGGAGTAGCAAGTAGCAACCTTGTTTGACTGATAtgtgttaatttatttatgaattttgtaTGATCCGGCAAGTTGGGTCaaaaggtaaattttattaagatattttctcttcggggtccaattttgcccttgataaaaacttcgattcgcaaaaaccgaagttttttctagttcaaattcaggaaaatttcggttaacagaaaccgaatttttttttcaaggcaaaaaaaattcgatttgtagaaaccgaagtttttattgaagggcaaaaaagtaaaatccataGGGTGAAAAAGACCTatggggcctaaagagaaaatatcttttattaattattggATTGGATGAAGGCAACTTCAACACAAAGTAAGTCCAGCAGCAGGCATTTTCCTAGGAAACAACTACATACTCCCTTCTTTCCTATGGATGGAAAACCATTTACCGACCCAAGCATTGGATTCAAGTGGAGATAAATGACAAATATTTAAGAGAATTGGAATTTAAATTatgatgaaaataataaataaaaaattgagcaaatgatgaaaataattattgataGGTGTTTTGTTGAGTATGGCTCAGATGTATCAAGAAGAGCCTGGGGCGGCCGAGGAGCTGAGTTAGTGGAGCGAAGCGAATTCCACATTTGGAGACATACCTACAATACAACTGAGGAACTTCTTTATTAAATTTCTAGTGTGTTCATCGTTTGTTTTcgttatttttctttcttttgttattaGTTGTTCCAACATGTTTATTTACTATCTgttgaatttttaattattagtgtttatttattatatgttgAATTTCTAATTATCTGAGGCTCTCCTCTTAAAAAttagatataaaaataatactctTCTTGAGAATCGAAATGTTAAGATAATAAAATACAGAGTAAATCATTGAATTGATTTATATCTTTGTAACTTGTTTTCAAATAGGTGTTTGATTCTTTCAATATCTCAATTTAGTCtctgttaaatatttttttaatttggtccctgtattaacttaacatttattttctaaTAGCATTAATGCGCTGATGAGTGTTAAGTGTCACGTGGATGTCAACATCAAACAATTTTAAGTGTCACGTAATCAACAGTCAATTTAAAAGAATGACTttgataaaaagaaattgataaaaTTAGAGACTAATTTAACGGTAAGTTGAAAATGTCATAGGCTATTTTAATAACAAATGGATGAAGACAAGTACGTTTTTTTTAGTAAGTGAAACAAATGTTTATAGAGCggacaaattaataaatatttgatAAAGATAAAGACAAATTTGAGATATTGAAAGAGTTAGGGACCTATTTGAAGCGAGTTACAAAGACATGTGTCAATTTAGTGATTTACTCTAAAATTCATTTACCAaacgaaaaaataaaataaaatatatgtcttacaatttttttataatgagcGATAGCTTCTTCTAAGTTTTTTTACACAAACAAGATAACTTAATATAAGTTAGATCCAAATTTGTTGTGGTAAAATAATCACACAATTTCACACCGTCAATCTcaatttaacaaataaaattatcttAATTGTCGATTTGAAATTAAATAATTCACATCAATATACATTGTCATGTTGTAATTGTGACCAATCCAGCTCCAATAATATCatcaaaagaaatataaaatgcaataaAATTTTGATCTTTGTCAAAATAagaattacccttgttggcaaaAATATTCACATTGCAATTGTTTTCTCTAAATACATGGCTGATAAAAATTCTTGTTGAATTTATTGGAATGAAGGAATAAGTCCCTGCAGTAAAGGAAGGTGAGATAAACATTTTAAGTTTGTGTTGTTTTGGTCTCTTATACTATTTCTCTTtgttatttattagtttttcacCAAATTTTTTCTCAGATTTATACTAAGGTGACATCATTTATTGACCTAACACTCACATCATGTATTTGGTGTGACTTATCCTtataattaaaaagtaaaaaatcaaataaacgtcATAAAGTTTGGAACATGATTAAGGATTTCATTTGCTCTTACAAATTTTTAgcgtttgttttaattttaaagaaaaGTCATATTAGTTATGAGAGTTGTCAGGTAAATAAAAGTCATAAATATGAAAACGGTGTTTGCAATTacggcttgttttgattttagctcctgtaaaaaaaaattgattttactccttgcaaaataccaaaacttttaaaaagatcCTTGAGGTGAATTTTTGGCTGACATGTCAAGTAACTGATGATTTGGCAGATGCTGACTAGAATTGAAAAGGCTTGCATTTGATTTTAGGcttgtttttatttgaagatCTAAATAGGTGGAATTGAAAAAGGAGTTGGAAGATTGATTTGAGATGGGTTTTTACTATGTTGGTTAGGTGGAAATCATATGAAAATGTGTGAAATTTGATTGGAGGTTGAATAATGGTTTAttagtttgatttgatttttgttattaAGTATAAATGGAAGGATTAGCTCACTGAGGTATAATTCAAAGTTCTTTTGGTAGTTTTGATTTGGCAGCAAGATGGATACGAATTAATCGGTGCATTATCAATTCATGATAATTTTCCTCTTCTGGAACTCTTTCTTAAAGTATTCCGGTAGGGGTGAAAACTTTTCTTAAAGTATTCTGGAACTCTTTCTACGACTGCATTTCAGATCTCTTTTTCGAAGTATTCTGGTAAAAACTTTTATGTACAGGAATAAATATGTAGGGGTGAAGTCAAagaggggtaaaattggaaaaaataattgtttgtaGGGGTAAAGGTATAATTGTTGGGGTGGAAAAAAAACTTCCTATAGTTTCGTATACAAAAAGTTAACGAAAAAAGTTGTAAGCCCAGTCTAATTGAAAAGCCCATTAATATCCATTAATATATttgaatggaaaaaaaaaataacaaatcaattatcaaatcaaataaaaaaaaaatcaaatcaaataatatataatatataatcaAATACCGACATATAGTAAATTTCACCCTCACAGAACAAAAACACCTCGTTGCTGAACGAGAGAAGAAGAATCAACAATTTTCATCGCTCTGAGATAAATTTCTAAAGGTAGATTCTCTTTTTTTCCTTATGCTTGTTTCGAAATTTGGTGGTTAATTAAAAATTAGGGTTCTTTCGTTATAGTTCCGAATCTGATTTTTAGTATTAGGGTTTCCGATTTACTTGTTTATATGAGGAATCTTAGAAATTATTCAGTCTGAAATTCGGAACTTGAGAAATTCATGTTTTGCTTGATTCCAAAATCTAGGTCTTAGATTAACTTAGTTAGTTAGATAATTTTCTCTTagttcagattttttttttttttttgtgatctTTTTTGAGTGCACTATTTGCTGATTTTGTATCacttatttgtaaaaaaaaaaaaagattatacaTCAGAGGAAGTGTTTGATTGTGGGGAGTTGATCTGAATTCTGAACTATGGCTGCTGTGGGAGTAGAAGTGAAGCATGTTGACGGTGCACCGGAGGAGCATTGCTCTGCCAAACCGACCAAACAGGGTGAGGGTCTTCGCCAGTACTATACTCAGCACATTCATGAGTTACAGCTTCTCCTCCGCCAAAAGACTCATAATCTCAATCGTCTTGAGGCTCAGCGTAATGATCTCAATTCTAAGGGTATGttaatcctaaccctaatcttttttttttattctttagtTCCTATATTTGTcaatatattgtttgttttttttcgATGACAATTATTTGATTCAATAGATAAGAGGACATTGTGGTTGAGAGGATGGTTGGGTTGGGGCAAAATAGAAATCAATAAGGGTGGTTACTAGTTACAGATCAATCATGTAGGAGAAATTCAGAGTGGGAGGGTAACTGGATCATTAGAAAACTTTGTCGTCTTGACCCTTGATGTGGGTTTGGGTGTGGTTAGTATGGGGAATGGGTTTGGGATGCTGACTTcatacacacacatacacacttaatgaaggggaaaaaaaaaccagaggataagattttgtttttgtttttatttttctatttgagATTGTGTTTGGAGTCTATATACCACTTTACTTACAATTACTTACACACACACACTGATATATACTATCGTTTTTACACACCTCCAAGAATATGATGTATTGGTGTGTTTTTGTCATACATCTTCAAATTCATTGCCATATTGTTTTGCATCCCCCGGAAATAAATTTATGGATCTTTCCCTGATTCAATTCAATTGCAATTTGGACAGTGAGGATGCTTCGGGAAGAACTGCAGCTTCTTCAGGAGCCTGGTTCATATGTTGGCGAAGTTGTCAAAGTTATGGGCAAAAACAAAGTGTTGGTCAAGGTCAGCTCCTTTTCCATTCTGATTTCCTTTTGATCTGCCACAttggatcaatttttttttcttacgcTCTTTTTACTGTTACATATCAATCTATCATTGTCATTTGCTTGAGTTGACATCTCTCTCTTTATCTTTGTTATTCAGTGTCTCTTCGATATTGTCAAATTAGCGTGAATTTTTGTTTGAACTACCACTCTGAATCATTAATTGTCGTGGTcttgtgaaaaaatttcatttacCTTAAGCAGGATACTATTTCAGGGACACTAATGCATCATTGGATCCATTGACTTTAATGTTTCATCTGTTTTATTGATCTGCATCTTTACGCTTCTTATCCCCTTATTTTTAAATCTAAATACTTCTATACGTATTTGAAATTATAcattgtagttttttttaccTGCAAAATGAAAATTTCTGTCCTTAATGGAatttttattctaaaaaaatCACTCTAATGGTGATTAATATCCATTATTCATTTTCCTGTTAGTCATAAACTTATGGCGGCCAATATTCTTCTGGGCATGAAATTAACAAAACAAGAACAAATAATCCTAGACAATGTACTGAATTGTCCTTTACTTTTCTTCAGGTCCATCCAGAAGGGAAATATGTTGTTgatattgataaaaatattgacATTACGAAGATTACCCCATCTACTAGAGTTGCTCTTCGCAACGATAGTTATGTGCTTCATTTAGTTCTGCCAAGCAAAGTTGATCCTTTGGTCAATCTGATGAAAGTTGAGAAAGTCCCTGATTCTACATATGACATGATTGGTGGTTTAGACCAACAAATCAAAGAAATCAAAGAGGTAAGTTGCATGACGTTCATTTGATATTAGTATTTGAACTTCAAAGTTCATTATCTGTTGAGTCTGTGCAGTCTATATCCATCCTTAATATCTGTCCATTTACTTCCTGTATTACTATTTTCGTATAGtattttatgtttgaaaaatCATTACTGCTTTTCGGCCTCATGTATGTGATCCAATTTACAGGTCATTGAGCTTCCAATTAAACATCCTGAGCTGTTTGAAAGTCTTGGAATAGCTCAACCAAAGGTAATATCCCCCGAATTGTGGCTGAATTTATCATCCTTGTTAGCATATACATAGCTGCTAATATTTATGTTTGCTTACTCTCTTTTACATATCACAGGGTGTCTTGCTCTATGGGCCACCTGGTACAGGAAAAACATTATTGGCTAGGGCAGTGGCACATCATACTGATTGTACATTCATCAGGGTGTCTGGTTCTGAACTAGTTCAGAAATACATTGGAGAAGGGTCTAGAATGGTCAGGGAACTTTTTGTTATGGCCAGGTTTGAACTCTTTACTCAGCTTCCTCCACTTATTATCTATTGCCACACAGAAAAAGTAATAGGGAGAAAAAGACATCTTGACTTCCATGACTTTTATGTTGAAAATATTTCTGGTTGGCACAAGTAAACTCAACTTAGGATGAATATAGGTCAATAGTAAATGAGTTTTTGAATTTCTAATCAGAAGTTGTATAAAATGTATGATTGGAATTTGGTGTGCAGATTTTGTATGTTTTTCACGCTCCACTAACTGGCCTTTGAGAAGGCCAAAATGGACAGTTTTATTCCTCTAAGAAAACTATGCCTCACATTTTTTATTCATGAGTTTCCTTACTCAGCTAATTTACAAGAATGAAATATGCATTCCGAAGACTTGCTTAACCAATATCATGTAAACTATTCTATTTCACAGGGAGCATGCTCCGTCAATTATCTTCATGGACGAAATTGACAGTATTGGATCTGCTCGGATGGAGTCTGGAAGTGGAAATGGTGATAGTGAGGTGCAGCGTACTATGTTGGAACTTCTTAACCAGTTGGATGGATTTGAAGCTTCAAATAAGATCAAGGTTGGTGCTTTGTAATGATGCTATGTCTGACTCATTTGAGATATATATGTTTACAATTTTGAGAGAGTTCTGAAGAGAAAATTGCAATTATAGGTTTTGATGGCCACAAATCGGATTGATATCCTGGATCAAGCACTCCTGAGACCTGGACGAATTGACAGGAAGATTGAATTCCCAAACCCTAATGAAGAGGTTTGTATCTCTTTGTCTTCATGTTGTCTTCTGATATGATTGTACTGAGAAAGAAGATGCACCTGCTGCATACTTGACATTTCCTGACAATGACTATTTTTATGCAGTCTCGCCGGGATATCTTGAAAATCCATTCAAGGAGAATGAATTTAATGCGTG
This portion of the Trifolium pratense cultivar HEN17-A07 linkage group LG3, ARS_RC_1.1, whole genome shotgun sequence genome encodes:
- the LOC123918316 gene encoding 26S proteasome regulatory subunit 8 homolog A, which codes for MAAVGVEVKHVDGAPEEHCSAKPTKQGEGLRQYYTQHIHELQLLLRQKTHNLNRLEAQRNDLNSKVRMLREELQLLQEPGSYVGEVVKVMGKNKVLVKVHPEGKYVVDIDKNIDITKITPSTRVALRNDSYVLHLVLPSKVDPLVNLMKVEKVPDSTYDMIGGLDQQIKEIKEVIELPIKHPELFESLGIAQPKGVLLYGPPGTGKTLLARAVAHHTDCTFIRVSGSELVQKYIGEGSRMVRELFVMAREHAPSIIFMDEIDSIGSARMESGSGNGDSEVQRTMLELLNQLDGFEASNKIKVLMATNRIDILDQALLRPGRIDRKIEFPNPNEESRRDILKIHSRRMNLMRGIDLKKIAEKMNGASGAELKAVCTEAGMFALRERRVHVTQEDFEMAVAKVMKKETEKNMSLRKLWK
- the LOC123918314 gene encoding dnaJ homolog subfamily C member 11-like, with the protein product MNASSLTSSLSISNSKQLPQLSSKQQRSCQVHFKTISCRATKLVEETKNGSNFYKMLSVNPKNATMDEIKRSYRSMALQYHPDVCHDPSMKEESTKIFVRLNAAYETLSNPMLREQYDSELGLKNNMMNMNNIVNQEIWRSRWQEQVVELKKRSSKRMGQKGSRMRTQER